In the Glycine max cultivar Williams 82 chromosome 19, Glycine_max_v4.0, whole genome shotgun sequence genome, AAGCtgtgatttttatctcaaaaaagctttgatttttatcttatacaggtttgttttctttgtttctctgtttatgttttctttgtttctcacaatacaaaagcttaaatttttttgttagccTCATCCTTCTCCGACATCCCGCATATGTTTTGTTTTATGACTTTTTGCAAGACAaaagcttattttttttttggttcaacCTTCTTTATGAGTCTCTATTGCATGCAGGGAAGGTGGAAGAGCACACTACAGGTGCGATTTTTATCTGAAAACTCCATGAGTACAGGttccttttctttgattttttggtTTGCGGTTAAATTTTTTCATCTTCGTCAGCCTTCTCGAACGTGTTCATTCCTTCCTATACCCACTTTTTTGGGGTTTTATGATTTTTCGCAAGACaaaagctttaatttttttgggtgttcttcctttattttgttttctaagttctCGCACTGCaaaaagcttaaatttttttgtgttcctaAGCGTTGCATTTAACAGCTAGGACTTTTGGCATTGCAAAAAGCTCCATGAGTACAGGTTTGTTTTCTGAGTTCTTGCACTACAAAAGGCTTCTACACCTTGCATTGCATTTTGGGTTTATATCTGTATCATtggataacttttttttttgtttcttgattttttGCAACCCAAAACCTTTAATTTTTTGGGATGTTctgcctttattttattttctgagttCTCGCAACacaaaatcttaaatttttttgtgctCCTCATCCATCTCCAACTTTTTGTGCCTTCGTCCTTTTTTGGTGGTGTAAAGGTTCAATATATTTGTTTGCGTTGCATTTTTGCGTTCTGATGTAGCAATGGCAAGAATTCTTAACAAAAAATTAGTTGACAATTGTATGGGAGCTGATAATCAAGAAGCAGCAAAATTGGAGTGATGATGACCCCATTTGATTGATGAATAACagtttaaaattgtaatttaataattatggtTTCCAGACAATGTATTTATTAGGttgtaatgtaaaataattttaaactgtTAGTGTATTTAatgtaaataaaagaaattttaaacattCAATATTGTGAATTTATAGTAATAGTATAATAtacatgttaatatttaataattaacaataGACTTAAGACTGCCTGCAAATGAGATGGAATGATGCGAGAAATTGATATTTGAAAAGTAAAATTGTCTATGCTAACAAAGATAATGTATGTAATATCCACTTCCCTTCATATTATGTAACATATTTCATCGATGATTTCTAAGAAAAGTAACAATTTtggatttttaatgtttaatggATTGCGTTGGAAGAAGACTTATAAATTGAGTGCTACTTCATGGTTTGATAGAATTAAAAGTGATTAAGTTAATATTACACTGTCAAGAGTAATTGGATTTTGTACATTGTCTTGAAATGCCTTATGGTggtgagtaaaaaaaattctaggttctaaacaaataaatattgtatttatactttgaaataatttctaagtaataaaaataattagctttttaaaattattttagaaatgtcatgtttaattatactctaatttaatcaaaatttgagACTAAGACTAAGggaactgatttttttttttaggtcaGACAAAGGATTAAAAGTACCAAGGTAATTGTAAAAGAAGCCAATAAtgctctattttatttttttcataagaaaacaataaattttaaatattctgttaggagatgaaaataatcataatttcctaattaataatcatattctgttaggatattaaaaaaatcataattttctaattaataatcaTATTCTGTTAGGATAtcgaaataatcataattttgatgttaccttaTTCTTAATTAGTAGGtacttaaaaatcaattttaaatattgcactatcaattttaacatattattaaaatagcttcaatattgtgtttgtttttaacGTAATCATTGTCAgtctattaaaatttaattaataagcatattttattcatattttgttagttttcatttcaaattaataggtaattaacaatcaattttaaatattatgttacgatatggaaataatcataattttcaaatcaataaGCATGTTCTATTAGGAGAtcgaaataatcataatttagacGTCGACTTATTCCTAATTAGTAGgtatttaacaatcaattttaaatattacactattaattttaatatattattaaaaccatcttcaattttgtatttgattttgCCGTAATCACtgttgatgtaagctccattggagcttgtaggcctaggatcttcttcatcaatagattcttttgctttcttggaatatgaatggcagcggaatggagaaggaagagagagaggagaatccacttcaaggagaagatgagtctagaagaagttcaccaccataggaggccatggataagagcttggaggaagaaggagatgaatgaagggagaggaagagaacaacacgaaattttgtgctctaaaagagctctgaaatctaaagtttaattttcaaatgatcaaagttggaaaaatgcacacacatagcctctatttatagcctaagtgtcacacaaaattggagggaaatttgaatttcaattcaaatttcacttgaatttgaaattgaatttgtggagccaaattttggagccaaaatttcactaattatgattagtgaatttcaaatatgattcagcccactaatccaagatcaagtccaagattatccactaagtgtgcttaggtgtcatgagacatgtaaagcatgaaggacatgcacaaagtgtggcTATataatgtggcaatggggtgtagcatgcaaatgctcacctccccctctaaaatttaattggattgggcttctctcaattcaattaaatttatttctcaacacacacatcaaatattcacttaatgcatgtgaaattacaaaattactcctaatacaaaaactagtctaggtgccctaaaatacaagggctgaaaaatcctacatttctaggatatccttcctacattatggagccataaatacaaggtccaaaaataatgaaatcctattctaatatgtacaaagataagtgggctcatacttagtccatagacccaaaatctaccctaaggctcatgagaaccttagtacattttcttgcatctctggcccaatcttcttggagtcttctatccaatgcccttggggggtaggattgcatcaattgtcaatttattaatgtttaattaataagcatattatattcgtatttttattaattttcatttcaaattaaatcaGTATATCCCAAAGGTTATTTGAAGGCTTGGGCTAACACTACTAATATCTGATTTTGGTCATCTGCATTCCAAAGGTTTTTTCATATGCCTTTGTAATAATCTGTCTTTTGTTTATTATGTATCAAATGTATATTTTTCAGttgcatttaatatttaaatattatactttGTTAGACTTTGTACTTAGGTTATTTGAAGGGACAGTCTAACACTAATATCTTTTcctaatatttgtttattaaccaaacaattatatagttattttttccTGCCTCTGCATGTTTCATGGCTTagtgttcttgatttttttgtcGTATTTCCTGTTGAGATCTCCATTCTTTCCTTTGTGTGGCCTTATTTCGGTTACCATATGTAATGttctatgaattttaattgtagATTAAACGTGGACGAAAGGTTTATGCTCTGTAATTTTTGTGTgtattgttttctttaatttatggtGGAGGGGATtcaatcaaaaagaaaaaaaaatgcaatcaaCAATTTGAAGGCATGGGCTAACACTACTAATATCTTATTTTAGTCATGTGTATCCCAAAGGTTCGTTCATGTGCCTTcttctcatatttttattaatgttgtaaGTTCAATACCTTTGGGTATCAAacaatttttcaatttctttttaatttggactaaactcataattttattatatatttcaggAAGAATAGTGTTCACGTTACTTTAGTTGAAACctgtataacaaaaaaattattgaatcaataaatgaattttagagaaataaaaaaatgttaggatGATGTGCAGAAAGATACAAACCTAacctttaacaaaaaaaaataatgaattaataaatgaattttggaaaaattaaaaaatgttaggaTGATGTGCAGAAAGATACAAACCTGACCTTTATgctatttattaacatttttattttcattttcaatcatacaaaaaaaatattatgatcaACTAGGGAGTTTGGGTGATTAATATTAAACTAATGTTAGTGCAACaacctctttattttttaaaaatagattcCTAAGACCATTtacattacataattatttatttatgagttacttattataattttgtgggtcttataatttcatataaatttaaatattttaaataaaaaagaaaaaaaaaaggatgcaGTCAACAAGTTTGTTTTCTATACCCTGTTTTCTTGAAATTTCCTTTGTGCCTTACATTTGGAATACATCCCAAAGGTTATTTCAAGGCACGGGCTAACACTACTAATATCTAAAATTAGTCATGTGCTTTTCTTTGTGTGGCCTTATTTCggtttaaaatttgaaaggcCACTAGTGCATgtcacttttattattttagttacaCTGTCCAATAAGACTAACATGTAATGGGTATGATCAAATTGTTTAGTAGTGttagtaaaatttataatttcaaaccaaaagattttaaatttttccaaCATAAATCAATTTATGGTCGTTATTTGGCAATGCCAACATTATTAATGTTTAACAGCAATATTTCACAGCAATATTTCAGATTAAGTCAAATACggtgaaaatatattaaatattaataagcaTCTTTTATtcgtatttttgttaattttcatttcaaattaataggtacttaacaatcaattttacatATTGTGTTAGgatatgaaaataatcataattttcaaattaataagcatattCTCTTAGGATATAGAAATAATCATGATTTAGATGTTGatttattcctaattagtagGTACTTAACAATGAATCTTAAATATTACAGTATCaatattaacatattattaCAACAACTTcgattttgtatttgtttttgctGTACTCATTGTCAATTTGTTgacgtttaattaataaacatattttattcgtatttttgttaattttcatttcaaattagtAGGTACTTACCCATCAATTTTAGATATTACagtcaattttaacatattattaaaaccaacttcaaatttatatttgtttttgcgtaatcattgtcaatttattgacgtttaattaataaacatattttattttattaattttcatttcaaattaataggtacttaacaatcaatttttaaatattatgttaggatatagaaataatcataattttcaaattaataagcatattCTGTTAGGACAtggaaataatcataatttagacGTTGACTTACTCCTAATTAGTAGGtacttaatcaattttaaatattacactatcaattttaacatattattaaaatcagcttcaattttgtatttgtttttgtcgTAATCATGGTTAATTTattaacgtttaattaataagcatattttatttgtatttttgttaattttcatttcaaattattttattcactaCAACAAGTTACTAACGATAATGACAAGAATACCATCCAAAACGATCTATAATTGGATGAGATTAgtttcaaattcatattttatttaatgtattttttttctgccaatacttaaacattattattatccaaatgaacaaaattatataagtgtGTGCATGtagtaataatttataagtatGAAATCTTAAATATTAGTATGAGCTCGTGCATCAGAtgtcttttgtttaatttaaggaaaaaataattataaaattatattcataatctgtcttttgtttattatgtatcaaatgtatttttttcagttacatttaatatttaaatattatattttgttagaaTTTGTACTTAGGTTATTTGAAGGCATGGACTAACACTAATATCTTTTTCGAATATTTGTTTGTTAACCAATCaattatgtagttttttttttcctgcctGGCTTAATGTTCTTAATTTTCTTGTCGTATTTTCTACTGATATCTCCATTCTTTTCTTTGTGTGGCCTTATTTCGGTTTCCATCTGTAATGTtctatgaatttttattatagatTAAACGTGGACAAAAGAtttatgttttgtaatttttgtgtgtgtattgctttctttttttcacttatatttttctatttgtgCTTAAATTATTTGAACACATGAGCTAGTACTAACATTTTTTCCTGATATTTGTTTGTTAACCCATCAATTATGTAGTTATCTTTTTTCTGCCTCTTGATGTTTTATATCTTTATGTTCTTTATAAGTTAAACCCGTCTTCTGCGTTTTTTTAGCATTTAAAGTTGCGATTTTTAACAAAACTGTGTGACTTCTTATAATacaaaagtttatttatttatttatttttttgtttctaagCCTTCTCCAACATACTCATTGTATGTAGAGAAGATGGAAGAATACACTAAAGATGCACGGGCTCTCactagtaaaaaattattgtatttttaatgtatttactTTGGTTAATTATGAAcatattttttccatttatatttttttatttgtacttaaattatttgaaaacacgagttaatactaatattttttcttaatatttatttgttaaccaATCAATTATGTAGTTATCTTTTTTCTGCCTCTTCATATTTCATATCTCTGTGTTCttcatatttttatcataaatcctttctttcaattcaaataatatatcatacttaaaattatactttattaCATACATATAATAactcaatattaattattctaatttttaaatactcaaATTAGAGTCTCAGCCTGGACATCGGCACAAAGACCTGAAAACGACTTCAATTTTTCATATCTCTGGCTAGTAATGGTGATATTTGATTCACTGCATCCTTCAAAAAAGGCCGGCGGGAAAGACCTGAAAAGCAAAAAGATTTCCCCACGTTAGGCCACACAAGAAAACGACTTCAATTTCTCTTTCCTAACCTGCAAAAACCGTCACGCAAGCAATTGTGCGTTTCTGAAGCGAGAATTTGATTTGTGAGAGTGGCATTCAAGAACCACATCGCAATGGGAAGTGAAGAGATCTCAACCTCGCTCTGCGAAGACATTCCCAATCTCCTCTCATCATTCGTCGACACCTTCGTCGATTTCTCAGTCAGCGGCGGTCTCTTCctgccgccgccgccgccaccTCCGCCGCTCCCAACGCGCCTCCCCTCACCGCCGCGCCTGGTGGCAATCGGCGACCTCCATGGCGATCTCGAGAAGTCGAAGGAGGCGCTGCGCCTCGCTGGCCTCATCGACGTCGCGGACCGCTACACCGGCGGCTCCGCCACGGTGGTCCAGATTGGTGATGTGCTCGACCGCGGCGGCGACGAGCTCAAGATCCTCTACTTCCTCGAGAAGCTGAAGCGCGAGGCGGCGCGGCGCGGTGGCCGGATCATCACCATGAACGGCAACCACGAGATCATGAACGTCGAGGGCGATTTCCGCTTCGCCACACTACCCGGGGTGGAGGAATTTAGAGTTTGGTGGGAATGGTTCGAAATCGGGAACAAAATGAAAACCCTCTGTCACGGTTTGGAAAACCCTAAAGACCCAATGGAAGGTATTCCCTCTTCCTTCCGCGGCGTGAGGGAAGAGTTCCACGACGGGTTTCGGGCCCGGGTCGCGGCGCTGCGGCCCAACGGCCCAATTGCGAAAAGGTTCTTGTCGCAAAACGTCACCGTTTTGGTCGTTGGGGATTCAATTTTCGTGCACGGGGGTTTGCTGCCACAGCACACTTCGTACGGCTTGGAGAAGATCAACGAGGAGGTTCGGGATTGGGTTAATGGCTCAACAGGTCGGTTTTCACCGGATTATTGTCGGGGGGCGGACGGCCTCGTTTGGGTGAGGAAATTCTCGCGTGGAGATGAAAAGGAGTGTGATTGTTCGGCACTTGAGCATGTTTTGTCTACGGTGCCCGGTGTTAAGAGAATGGTGATGGGGCACACGATTCAGACTGTGGGGATTAACGGCGTTTGCGACGACAAGGCGATTCGGATCGACGTGGGTTTGTCGAAGGGGTGTGGGGACGGTTTGCCGGAGGTTTTGGAGATTAGTGGCAGTTCTGGGTTAAGGATATTAACGGGGAATCCGTTGTATCAGAATAAGGGCAATGTGGATGTTGGGAAGGAACAAGGGCTTGGGGAACACGGTGGACCTAGGCAAGTGGAAGTTAAGGCTTAAGGGATGGATATTCGATTGTGGATACCGTCAATGATGTTGTAAGTGGTTAATTTTTAGTCAATTTGTCTCGTTGTAGATGAAATGCGCATTGGTTGGTTGAGTTCTATAATGTAGATTCTAGATTTATGATGACGAATAACATCTATTTTGTGTGGTAAATTCGGAAGGTAATAGGGTGGGATTTGGATTCTCTAGGATGCTTATCAAAATTGCAAAGAGGAGTGCAGTTCCTACATCATCAAttagttcattttttatatttaatcttcATTGCTTGCTTGATGTATTTGCAGTAGTTATGCGTACTTGTGTAGCACGTTTGTCAGTGTGCTTTCTAGTTACCGTTTATTCTCTCTTACGGTGTGAGAAGTTTCTATGAACTCCACAATTCTGTGGGTTAAGTTATTACGTGGTTGTTGGTCCATGCAGTCTGGTCATATGAGCATTACTAATGTTAAATAGTTTGGTTGAGCATAAGCCATGAAACTATGTGATTACTTTTACTTGCATTTACTTGTGACTTCTCATAATTGATGATGGACTGAGTGTCGTATTTCGTAGAAAAGCTAAGAGGTCAATTAATTTTGAGGTGGGAATGCGTTGAGAAGTTCTAAGCCAGTTCTTACTTCTTGATGACTTACCACGTCTGGTGCCAAGTTTCGGGGCTTGGTTTGTACCGTGCTCAGTTTTGCCCTCCCCTGTGCATTTTCTTCATACTGTAGTTTCTATCATCTGATCTTGTCCACAATCAAAATTCGAAACATTTATAGGACCATTTTTCTTATGTAGTTTTGATTGAGTATGGGTGCTTGTAAGTTCCCATAGCCATGCACTGTTCTTCTGTTAGTTTTGTTTCACATCTATGTAGCTGAGCTGACTAGGGTTTGATTCTGTTGTATATTTATCTGATTCTAAATCCTTATCTGTTTTGTAGTTTCTGATAattcttcttttcattctttcctTCCCTAATCCTTCATAGTTGATTGGTCCAGTCATGTTCAAGAcaattcttgatcaaagaaccCATAAACTGGTTTCCTTGAATGTTATGGTAGGGGAAAAAAGGCAGGAGAAAAACAGGTTCAAGACAATTCTTAATCAAAAACCAGTCCTGTATTAAACATGTTCGGGCTGGGTGCAAACTAGGTATTGTTCAAATAAACTGATATTGACCGTATTATTCATGAGGCCcacaaaatatgattaaatccaagtgaAATCTTAGTAATGCATTTGCCATTGATGAGTGGCTGAAAAGGCCACTTGTTAAATTAAGTACATTATGTGATTACGGTACAATAGAAGCTTTCATTTCTTGGTGATAATGTAGAAAGAAAAGTATATCTAGAAAAAATAAACGTGCATGTGTAAggataatttaagaattttgaaaatgttaaaaGAATAAGGAAGTGCAGGCTGAGTGTTGAAGGATGGAGGAAGGAAGATCCCCAGTCTCGCCAGCCATTTCGCCCTTCTTGTGGGCCTACCTATGAGTTTTCCAGATGAGTCTAGCTAATTCAATTGCATAAGGACCAAAATATGCAGTTTAATTTTTAACGTGTTTAATTGGTTTGTATCGTGTGCTTTCGACCATCTATTGTAAAAAtggagtttaatttttttattagtatcctaattatttatttttactaataatattttgtcAAAAGGTTAATGGAATATCTTATTACGTACTGCAAGATCACACCTATTTAAacttgttttttaataattaaatgcaTTGCATGTTTGaggtgtttttttaataatatttgaacTCATTATAATCCACCCTTattgaaaaacaatattttcagtccaactttaataatttaataacaacTAGAATTCAATATCATTATAGAGAAAAAGAAttacacaataatattataaatttttttaatcataatctaGTTATAACTTATAGGGTATCATTGttgaattttatgataattatattaatgacaAATTATTATTGTATGATGGTGTAAAAGTGTTTTATACTATCATGATCATTAAacttattattatacataaatttatGAATCTATAAATAGGTttggaggatttttttttcaaattacaccTTCTCTCTCCTatcttttttcaaattacacatgttttctgaaaaaatttcaatatacaCCACATTTCCATGCTACATTGGGAACTCCGACCATgggcctttttttttaattaatttgtatgtttaaatttttattttaatttaaattattaaaataatacaaattttatattatataaatatatttttaattgattttaaaaacaatttttattaaaataatttttaataaaatataattacttatcttgtattatttaatttatataagacattttgtaggtgaatattttttttaatttgaattttgttaataatatatttgctttagtaaaaagattaaaactttttatattattaaattaatatttttttattaaaaaagttaaaattttaatattattaaaataatattttgttattaaaaattaatggaaaaatagaaaaaaaaacatgaaattttACGACAATATGGTCATAACAGGAACAATTGTTCCATGCTTTCATCTTaagttttttcttatataattataattgtttaagtattttatttataatgtagTATAATGTTCTtcgataaataaattgttaaataaaaaatattatcatttttaaaaaaaatctgatgacatagataaacaaattatatttagtaacataataatattaaaatttttaatatttttactaaagtaaatatattattagataaaattcagattttaaaaaatgttcacCCACAAAAtgtcttatataaattaaataataaaagataagtaattatatttaataatattattttcttataaaaaaaattattttaataaaaaagtatttttaaaatcaattaaaaatatatttatataatataatatttgtattattttaataatttaaattaaaataaaaatttaaacatacaaattaatttaaaaaaaaaacccatacgAAAGTCAGGGTGGTCAAACCCGACTTCCCAATGCAGCATGAAAATGGTGCATATTGAGAAATTATCCAAAAACATGTGTAGTTTGGGAAAAGATAGGAGAGAGAAGGTGTAATTTCGGAAAAAAATTGGGTTTGGAGTATATGCGGCAATTTATGAGTTGATTCGTAGCAATTGGTTGGTTTGGttatgatgcaagctccattggagcttggaggcctaagatcttcttcatcaatagattcctttgcttcttggaagatgaatggcagcagaatggagaaagggagagagagaggagacgccatttcaaggagaagatgagtctagaagaagctcaccatcataggaggccatggataagagcttggaggaagaaggagatgaatgaagggagaaggagagaagagcacgaaattttgtgctctaaatgagctttgaaatctgaagtttaatattcaaatgatcaaagttcaaaaaaatgcacacacatgacctctatttatagcctaagtgtcacacaaaattggagggaaattcaaatttcacttgaatttgtggagccaaactttggagccaaaatttcactaattatgattagtgaattttagttatggtttagcccactaatccaagatcaattccaagattctccactaagtgtgcttaggtgtcatgagacacgaaaagcatgaaggacatgcacaaagtgtgactatatgatgtggcaatggggtgtagtaagcaaatgctcacctccccctctaaaatttaattggattgggcttctaccaattcaattaaatttatttctaaccACACACaccaaatatccacttagtgcatgtgaaattacaaaactacccctaatacaaaaactagtctaggtgccctaaaatacaagggctgaaaaatcctatatttctagggtaccctacctacattatggagccctaaatacaaggcccaaaaataatgaaaccttaatctaatatttacaaagataagtgggctcgtacttagcccatgggcccaaaatctaccctaaggctcataagaaccctagggccttctcttgcatctctggcccaatctacttggagttttctatccaatgcccttgcggggtaggattgcatcattccctcccccttgaaaaggatttgacctcaaatcccgaggttcttgaaactctgggcttttttcctcaacacctgtaaaaagaacaaaaacatatg is a window encoding:
- the LOC100778298 gene encoding shewanella-like protein phosphatase 2, with amino-acid sequence MGSEEISTSLCEDIPNLLSSFVDTFVDFSVSGGLFLPPPPPPPPLPTRLPSPPRLVAIGDLHGDLEKSKEALRLAGLIDVADRYTGGSATVVQIGDVLDRGGDELKILYFLEKLKREAARRGGRIITMNGNHEIMNVEGDFRFATLPGVEEFRVWWEWFEIGNKMKTLCHGLENPKDPMEGIPSSFRGVREEFHDGFRARVAALRPNGPIAKRFLSQNVTVLVVGDSIFVHGGLLPQHTSYGLEKINEEVRDWVNGSTGRFSPDYCRGADGLVWVRKFSRGDEKECDCSALEHVLSTVPGVKRMVMGHTIQTVGINGVCDDKAIRIDVGLSKGCGDGLPEVLEISGSSGLRILTGNPLYQNKGNVDVGKEQGLGEHGGPRQVEVKA